The Corallococcus caeni genome includes a region encoding these proteins:
- a CDS encoding acyl-CoA dehydrogenase family protein, whose product MDFQLSESQRALQDAARKYARDVVRPKAPHYDETSDFPKDLISAAFELGLLNMAIPSEYNGVGLTHLEQVIVCEELAWGCAGVATSLIANDLANLPIILHGTDDQKKRLLAPFGEKLKLSCFCLTEPAAGSDVAAMGTTARREGDEYVLNGSKCFITNAGYADQFTVFATLDKGKKHKGITCFVVEGRPQGLTTGKHENKMGQRASNTTTVTFDEVRVPARNRIGEEGEGFKIAMATLDNSRPLTASISIGIARAALEHSLEYSAQRQTMGKPIREHQAVQFMLAEMAMNTHAARLLTYESAQVLDEGQRNTLQSSYAKCFAADMAMKVATDAVQVFGGYGYMKEYPVEKLMRDAKLIQVYEGTSQVQRLVIAKELFR is encoded by the coding sequence ATGGATTTCCAGCTCAGCGAGTCCCAGCGCGCCTTGCAGGACGCCGCGCGCAAGTACGCCCGTGACGTGGTGCGCCCCAAGGCCCCCCACTACGACGAGACCTCCGACTTCCCCAAGGACCTCATCTCCGCGGCCTTCGAGCTGGGCCTGCTGAACATGGCCATCCCGTCGGAGTACAACGGCGTGGGCCTGACGCACCTGGAGCAGGTCATCGTGTGCGAGGAGCTGGCGTGGGGCTGCGCGGGCGTGGCCACGTCCCTCATCGCCAACGACCTGGCCAACCTGCCCATCATCCTGCACGGCACGGATGACCAGAAGAAGCGCCTGCTCGCCCCCTTCGGGGAGAAGCTGAAGCTCAGCTGCTTCTGCCTCACGGAGCCCGCCGCGGGCTCCGACGTGGCGGCCATGGGCACCACCGCGCGCCGCGAGGGCGACGAGTACGTCCTCAACGGCAGCAAGTGCTTCATCACCAACGCCGGCTACGCGGATCAGTTCACCGTGTTCGCCACGCTGGACAAGGGCAAGAAGCACAAGGGCATCACCTGCTTCGTCGTGGAGGGCCGTCCCCAGGGGCTGACCACCGGCAAGCACGAGAACAAGATGGGCCAGCGCGCCAGCAACACCACCACCGTCACGTTCGACGAGGTGCGTGTCCCGGCGAGGAACCGCATTGGTGAAGAGGGCGAGGGCTTCAAGATCGCCATGGCCACGCTGGACAACAGCCGCCCGCTGACGGCGAGCATCTCCATCGGCATCGCCCGCGCGGCGCTGGAGCACTCGCTGGAGTACTCGGCGCAGCGCCAGACGATGGGCAAGCCCATCCGCGAGCACCAGGCCGTCCAGTTCATGCTGGCGGAGATGGCCATGAACACCCACGCCGCGCGTCTGCTCACCTACGAGAGCGCCCAGGTGCTGGACGAAGGACAGCGCAACACCCTCCAGTCCAGCTATGCGAAGTGCTTCGCCGCGGACATGGCCATGAAGGTCGCCACGGACGCGGTGCAGGTGTTCGGCGGCTACGGCTACATGAAGGAATACCCCGTGGAGAAGCTGATGCGCGACGCCAAGCTCATCCAGGTCTACGAGGGCACGAGCCAGGTGCAGCGCCTGGTCATCGCGAAGGAACTGTTCAGGTAG
- the fsa gene encoding fructose-6-phosphate aldolase encodes MKFFIDSADVGEIRKAHEMGCVDGVTTNPSLLAKVGRNLEETIREICSIVDGPISAECVSLTAPELIKEGQGLAKIHDNVVVKIPMGVEGMKAVKALTADGIRTNVTLCFSANQALLCAKAGATYVSPFVGRLDDISQDGMELIAHILEIYQNYDFTTQVLVASVRNPVHVLQAARLGADVATLPYNVITQLANHPLTDAGIQKFLADWEKVPKQAKPAAK; translated from the coding sequence ATGAAGTTCTTCATCGACAGCGCGGACGTCGGCGAAATCCGCAAGGCCCACGAGATGGGCTGCGTGGACGGCGTCACCACCAACCCGTCACTGCTGGCCAAGGTCGGCCGCAACCTGGAGGAGACCATCCGGGAGATCTGCTCCATCGTGGACGGTCCCATCAGCGCGGAGTGCGTCTCGCTGACGGCCCCGGAGCTCATCAAGGAAGGCCAGGGCCTGGCGAAGATCCACGACAACGTCGTCGTGAAGATTCCCATGGGCGTGGAGGGCATGAAGGCCGTCAAGGCGCTCACCGCCGACGGCATCCGCACCAACGTCACCCTCTGCTTCTCCGCCAACCAGGCCCTGCTGTGCGCCAAGGCCGGCGCCACGTACGTGTCGCCCTTCGTGGGCCGGCTGGACGACATCTCCCAGGACGGCATGGAGCTCATCGCCCACATCCTGGAGATCTACCAGAACTACGACTTCACCACGCAGGTGCTGGTGGCCAGCGTGCGCAACCCCGTCCACGTCCTCCAGGCCGCGCGCCTGGGCGCGGACGTCGCCACGCTGCCCTACAACGTCATCACCCAGCTGGCGAACCACCCCCTCACCGACGCGGGCATCCAGAAGTTCCTCGCGGACTGGGAGAAGGTCCCCAAGCAGGCGAAGCCCGCCGCGAAGTAG
- a CDS encoding KpsF/GutQ family sugar-phosphate isomerase, giving the protein MGKAGHIGQKLSSTLASTGIRSVFLHPAEAVHGDLGRVGPGDVILALSNSGSTEELLRLLPLFKRMGTPVVALTGDADSALAKGAEVVLDIGRIEEACPMGLVPTASTAALHAVGDALAMTLLRSRPFGRDDYALLHPGGKLGRSVLRVYELMRTGPANPLVLDTARLSQAVVVMTNTPGRPGAACVVDRDGRLEGIFTDGDLRRLVERGHTDFEVPVRQVMGKRPRCITPDTLVLTAAAQMRELKVDQLPVVDVEGRAVGLLDVQDLLAAKFV; this is encoded by the coding sequence ATGGGGAAGGCGGGCCACATCGGCCAGAAGCTGTCCTCCACGCTGGCGTCCACGGGCATCCGCTCCGTGTTCCTCCACCCCGCGGAGGCCGTGCACGGGGACCTGGGCCGCGTGGGCCCGGGCGACGTCATCCTCGCGCTGTCCAACAGCGGCAGCACGGAGGAGCTGTTGCGCCTGCTGCCCCTCTTCAAGCGCATGGGCACGCCGGTGGTGGCGCTCACCGGGGACGCGGACAGCGCGCTCGCGAAGGGCGCGGAGGTGGTGCTGGACATCGGCCGGATTGAAGAGGCCTGCCCCATGGGGCTGGTGCCCACCGCGTCCACCGCCGCGCTGCACGCCGTGGGCGACGCGCTGGCGATGACGCTGCTGCGCTCGCGCCCCTTCGGACGCGACGACTACGCGCTCTTGCACCCGGGCGGGAAGCTGGGGCGCTCCGTGCTGCGCGTCTACGAGCTGATGCGCACGGGCCCCGCGAACCCGCTGGTGCTGGACACCGCGCGGCTGTCCCAGGCGGTGGTGGTGATGACCAACACGCCGGGCCGGCCGGGCGCTGCGTGCGTGGTGGACCGTGACGGGAGGCTGGAGGGCATCTTCACCGACGGAGATTTGCGCCGGCTGGTGGAGCGGGGGCACACGGACTTCGAGGTGCCGGTGCGCCAGGTGATGGGCAAGCGCCCGCGCTGCATCACCCCGGACACGCTGGTGCTCACCGCCGCCGCGCAGATGCGCGAGCTGAAGGTGGACCAGCTGCCCGTGGTGGACGTCGAGGGCCGCGCGGTGGGCCTGCTCGACGTCCAGGATCTGCTGGCCGCGAAGTTCGTCTAG
- a CDS encoding tetratricopeptide repeat protein, with amino-acid sequence MSLSLVLATAALLAAEPTPLPPGHPTIPPGTQASPAMGTGMGSGAANGALPPGHPTMPAGSPVAPGTPLPSGHPTVDANKLPPSAEELMKQLDSSEGLREREKTFEIASSLGKLYYTNGRNAEALTYLGQAQAKAEGLRSLFLASKKKLGKAPIATPEAANCGFTPGQALDAQEAVAQARAKSGDTAGAAACARAALTPALDVDVVRGNALYLGGDSANALKAYARVLEVEPRHEEALYAHASLLFESKGEDLQALKAAREGFDALVAAYPQSQRAPMARELSVRIEETVKAGGRQKWLASRAADRKVRLSQSTAQAAAMPPDAPRPLTPEMVDAVKNTERTPELEAGLTKLVEEGEEHLARGRYQEALANYTRVVPFQPENGRAKAGMAWALVGLGRPMGARVWSVALQSDAGAVEKLGDTLLAKGDAKGAKALWEKLAQDVPNYPNKAALQAKLSQ; translated from the coding sequence ATGAGCCTGTCCCTCGTCCTGGCCACGGCCGCGCTGCTCGCGGCCGAGCCCACCCCCCTGCCTCCCGGCCACCCCACGATTCCCCCTGGCACCCAGGCGTCTCCCGCCATGGGGACGGGCATGGGCTCCGGCGCCGCGAACGGCGCGCTGCCCCCCGGCCACCCCACGATGCCCGCGGGCTCCCCCGTGGCGCCGGGCACGCCGCTGCCTTCGGGCCACCCCACGGTGGACGCGAACAAGCTGCCGCCCTCCGCCGAGGAGCTGATGAAGCAGCTCGACTCGTCCGAAGGGCTGCGCGAGCGGGAGAAGACCTTCGAGATCGCCTCGTCGCTGGGCAAGCTCTACTACACGAACGGCCGCAACGCGGAGGCGCTGACCTACCTGGGGCAGGCGCAGGCCAAGGCGGAGGGGCTGCGCTCGCTGTTCCTCGCGTCGAAGAAGAAGCTGGGCAAGGCCCCCATCGCCACCCCGGAGGCCGCGAACTGCGGCTTCACGCCGGGCCAGGCGCTGGACGCGCAGGAGGCCGTGGCGCAGGCCCGCGCGAAGTCCGGGGACACCGCGGGCGCCGCCGCCTGTGCTCGCGCCGCGCTGACTCCCGCGCTGGACGTGGACGTGGTGCGTGGCAACGCGCTGTACCTGGGCGGTGACAGCGCCAACGCGCTGAAGGCGTACGCGCGCGTGCTGGAGGTGGAGCCCCGCCACGAGGAGGCGCTGTACGCGCACGCGTCGCTGCTCTTCGAGTCGAAGGGCGAGGACCTCCAGGCGCTCAAGGCCGCACGGGAGGGCTTCGACGCGCTGGTGGCGGCGTACCCGCAGTCCCAGCGCGCGCCCATGGCCCGCGAGCTGAGCGTGCGCATCGAGGAGACGGTGAAGGCGGGCGGGCGGCAGAAGTGGCTCGCGTCGCGCGCCGCGGACCGCAAGGTGCGCCTGTCCCAGTCCACCGCGCAGGCCGCCGCGATGCCGCCGGACGCGCCGCGCCCGCTGACGCCGGAGATGGTGGACGCGGTGAAGAACACGGAGCGCACGCCGGAGCTGGAGGCGGGCCTCACCAAGCTGGTGGAGGAGGGCGAGGAGCACCTGGCGCGTGGCCGCTACCAGGAGGCCCTGGCCAACTACACCCGCGTGGTGCCCTTCCAGCCGGAGAACGGCCGCGCGAAGGCGGGCATGGCCTGGGCGCTCGTCGGCCTGGGCCGTCCCATGGGCGCGCGCGTGTGGAGCGTGGCGCTCCAGTCGGACGCGGGCGCGGTGGAGAAGCTGGGCGACACGCTGCTCGCCAAGGGCGACGCCAAGGGCGCCAAGGCCCTCTGGGAGAAGCTGGCCCAGGACGTGCCCAACTACCCGAACAAGGCCGCGCTCCAGGCGAAGCTGTCGCAGTAA
- the folK gene encoding 2-amino-4-hydroxy-6-hydroxymethyldihydropteridine diphosphokinase, with product MSATVYVGLGSNEGDRESHLVAALSAMSCIDAVSVLGCSSLYDTAPVGPAQPRFLNAVVALECDLTPQRLLCILQRIEQDLGRHRVQRWGPRTIDLDILLWDEEDHSVVADANLQVPHLELHKRRFALEPLAELAPDARHPVLGVTVQELLAKLAPQDVRKREALYWPDMGARFPVHEL from the coding sequence TTGAGCGCTACCGTCTATGTAGGACTGGGTTCCAACGAGGGCGATCGCGAGTCCCACCTCGTGGCCGCCCTCTCCGCGATGTCCTGCATCGACGCGGTGTCGGTGCTCGGGTGCTCCTCCCTCTACGACACCGCCCCGGTGGGCCCCGCGCAGCCGCGCTTCCTGAACGCCGTGGTGGCGCTGGAGTGCGACCTGACGCCGCAGCGCCTGCTGTGCATCCTCCAGCGGATTGAACAGGACCTGGGCCGCCACCGCGTCCAGCGCTGGGGCCCGCGCACCATCGACCTGGACATCCTCCTGTGGGACGAGGAGGACCACTCCGTCGTCGCGGACGCGAACCTCCAGGTGCCCCACCTTGAACTGCACAAGCGCCGCTTCGCGCTGGAGCCCCTGGCGGAGCTGGCCCCCGACGCCCGCCACCCGGTGCTGGGCGTGACGGTGCAGGAACTGCTCGCGAAGCTCGCCCCCCAGGACGTCCGCAAGCGCGAGGCCCTCTACTGGCCCGACATGGGCGCCCGTTTCCCCGTCCACGAACTATGA
- a CDS encoding fumarylacetoacetate hydrolase family protein, protein MTARYCRFQVEGRASYGRVDGNEVVVLTAAPWAGGKETGLRRSLQGLTLLTPSDASKVVCIGQNYRKHAEEMGKPIPTEPLIFTKPSTALNGPGSPIRIPKASQEVHYEAELALVIGERLKNADEATAARAIWGLTAFNDVTARDIQRKEIQHTRAKGYDTFACAGPWAVTGLSPADLRVVCRVNGQVRQDGRTSDMVFSAARLVSFISHVMTLLPGDLVSTGTPSGVGALKAGDTVEVELEGIGTLVNPVEMEP, encoded by the coding sequence ATGACCGCCCGTTACTGCCGCTTCCAGGTCGAGGGCCGCGCCAGCTACGGCCGCGTTGACGGCAACGAGGTGGTGGTGCTCACCGCCGCGCCGTGGGCCGGCGGCAAGGAGACCGGCCTGCGCCGCTCGCTCCAGGGGCTCACGCTGCTCACGCCGTCGGACGCGTCGAAGGTCGTCTGCATCGGCCAGAACTACCGCAAGCACGCGGAGGAGATGGGCAAGCCCATCCCCACGGAGCCGCTCATCTTCACCAAGCCCTCCACCGCGCTCAACGGCCCGGGCTCGCCCATCCGCATCCCCAAGGCCAGCCAGGAGGTGCACTACGAGGCGGAGCTGGCGCTCGTGATTGGCGAGCGCCTGAAGAACGCCGACGAGGCCACCGCCGCGCGCGCCATCTGGGGGCTCACCGCCTTCAACGACGTCACCGCGCGCGACATCCAGCGCAAGGAGATCCAGCACACCCGCGCCAAGGGCTACGACACCTTCGCCTGCGCGGGCCCCTGGGCCGTGACGGGCCTGTCCCCCGCGGACCTGCGGGTGGTGTGCCGGGTGAACGGACAGGTGCGTCAGGATGGCCGGACGTCCGACATGGTGTTCAGCGCCGCCCGGCTGGTCTCCTTCATCTCCCACGTCATGACGCTGCTGCCCGGCGACCTGGTGAGCACGGGGACTCCCTCGGGCGTGGGCGCGCTCAAGGCGGGGGACACGGTGGAGGTGGAGCTGGAGGGAATCGGAACCCTGGTGAACCCGGTTGAGATGGAGCCTTGA
- the dapB gene encoding 4-hydroxy-tetrahydrodipicolinate reductase: MTRTVITGISGRMGSTLVRLAKAASDLAVVGATVRPGSPLSGQDAGLVARLGTPLDVLAQDDLGRALDGAKADVVVDFTGPEATLLHARICAERGVALVVGTTGFSPEGRAQLEAHAKRVPIVAAPNMSVGVNLVIRMAAELARVLGPSFDVEVLEAHHRMKKDAPSGTALKLAEVLMEALGRTKDDLTFAREGQTGARPPGEIGVQALRGGDVVGEHTVYFFGEGERIELTHRATNRDQFAQGALRAARWVAGRAPGLYDMADVLGLQGKT; this comes from the coding sequence ATGACCCGCACCGTCATCACCGGCATCTCCGGCCGCATGGGCAGCACGCTGGTGCGCCTGGCGAAGGCCGCCAGCGACCTTGCGGTGGTGGGCGCCACGGTGCGCCCGGGCAGCCCTCTTTCCGGACAGGACGCGGGGCTCGTGGCGCGGCTGGGCACGCCGCTGGACGTGCTCGCGCAGGACGACCTGGGCCGCGCGCTGGACGGCGCGAAGGCGGACGTCGTCGTGGACTTCACCGGCCCGGAGGCCACGCTGCTGCACGCGCGCATCTGCGCCGAGCGCGGCGTGGCGCTGGTGGTGGGCACCACGGGCTTCTCTCCCGAAGGCCGCGCGCAGCTGGAGGCGCACGCGAAGCGGGTGCCCATCGTCGCGGCGCCCAACATGTCCGTGGGCGTGAACCTGGTCATCCGCATGGCGGCGGAGCTGGCGCGGGTGCTGGGGCCTTCGTTCGACGTGGAGGTGCTGGAAGCGCACCACCGCATGAAGAAGGACGCACCCAGCGGCACCGCGCTCAAGCTGGCGGAGGTGCTGATGGAGGCGCTGGGCCGCACGAAGGACGACCTCACGTTCGCTCGCGAGGGGCAGACGGGCGCCCGGCCGCCGGGTGAGATCGGCGTGCAGGCGCTGCGCGGCGGGGACGTGGTGGGCGAGCACACGGTTTACTTCTTCGGGGAGGGCGAGCGCATTGAGCTCACCCACCGCGCGACGAACCGTGATCAGTTCGCGCAAGGGGCGCTCCGGGCCGCGCGCTGGGTGGCGGGCCGCGCGCCGGGACTCTATGACATGGCCGACGTGCTCGGCCTCCAGGGGAAGACATGA
- the dapA gene encoding 4-hydroxy-tetrahydrodipicolinate synthase, with protein sequence MKTFEGSMTALATPFLNGALDEGAFRALVRYQLEGGTNVLLPMGTTGEAVTMDADERARAIAVVVDEVKGRVPVVAGAGSNSTRETIESVRRAREVGADGALIVTPYYNKPTQAGLVEHYRAIAKAHPGFPLVAYNVPGRTGVDLLPETALRLCDIPEVVALKEATASLIRAVDLVEKCGDRLTLLSGDDFTVLPFIACGGKGVISVSSNVAPRMMADLVAAARGNDIAKARGLQVRMNALHRLLFVESNPIPVKWALHLMGMFGPEVRLPLVQMGEANAAKLKEELTGLGLLKG encoded by the coding sequence ATGAAGACCTTCGAAGGCTCCATGACGGCGCTGGCCACTCCGTTCCTCAACGGAGCGCTGGACGAGGGGGCCTTCCGGGCCCTGGTCCGCTATCAGCTCGAGGGCGGCACGAACGTGCTCCTGCCCATGGGCACCACGGGCGAAGCGGTCACCATGGACGCGGACGAGCGCGCGCGCGCCATCGCCGTCGTCGTGGACGAGGTGAAGGGCCGGGTGCCGGTGGTGGCGGGCGCGGGCAGCAACAGCACGCGTGAGACGATTGAGTCCGTGCGCCGCGCGCGCGAGGTGGGCGCCGACGGCGCGCTCATCGTCACGCCCTACTACAACAAGCCCACGCAGGCGGGCCTGGTGGAGCACTACCGCGCCATCGCGAAGGCGCACCCGGGCTTCCCGCTGGTCGCCTACAACGTGCCGGGCCGCACGGGCGTGGACCTGCTGCCGGAGACGGCGCTCCGCCTGTGTGACATCCCGGAGGTCGTGGCGCTGAAGGAGGCCACGGCCAGCCTCATCCGCGCGGTGGACCTGGTGGAGAAGTGCGGCGACCGGCTGACGCTGCTGTCCGGTGACGACTTCACGGTGCTGCCCTTCATCGCGTGCGGCGGCAAGGGCGTCATCTCCGTGTCCTCCAACGTCGCGCCCCGCATGATGGCGGACCTGGTGGCGGCGGCGCGCGGCAACGACATCGCGAAGGCGCGCGGCCTCCAGGTGCGGATGAACGCGCTGCACCGGCTGCTCTTCGTGGAGTCCAACCCCATCCCGGTGAAGTGGGCGCTGCACCTGATGGGGATGTTCGGCCCGGAGGTGCGCCTGCCGCTCGTCCAGATGGGCGAGGCGAACGCCGCGAAGCTCAAGGAAGAGCTGACCGGGCTGGGCCTGCTGAAGGGCTGA
- the lysA gene encoding diaminopimelate decarboxylase, whose translation MNAFNYKKGVLHAEGVPLSAIADAVGTPTYVYATAALAERFREVTDAFQGHKHLICYSVKANSNLAILRLFAGLGSGFDIVSGGELARVKQAGGEPGKTVFAGVGKTPDEMAQALAQGLLLFNVESAEELDALDAVGRRLGKRAPFALRVNPDVDARTHRYISTGLKTSKFGVPFEEAVALYAKAKKLKGLKALGLDCHIGSQLTRTAPMKAAISKVADLYGTLKTQGHALEYLDVGGGLGITYSDETPPSPQQYARTVLDATEGTGATLLLEPGRSLVGNAGVLLTRVLYRKPTEARTFVVVDAGMNDLLRPALYEAHHELQPVVKRRGRDVEVDVVGPVCESTDVLARARPLVLPRQDDLYAFMSAGAYGMSMASTYNSRPRPAEVLVDGAAWRVVRERERVEDLWRGERA comes from the coding sequence GTGAACGCCTTCAACTACAAGAAGGGCGTGCTGCACGCGGAAGGGGTGCCCCTGTCCGCCATCGCGGACGCGGTGGGCACGCCCACCTACGTCTACGCCACCGCCGCCCTCGCGGAGCGCTTCCGCGAGGTGACGGACGCGTTCCAGGGGCACAAGCACCTCATCTGCTACTCGGTGAAGGCCAACTCCAACCTGGCCATCCTGCGCCTCTTCGCGGGGCTGGGCAGCGGCTTCGACATCGTGTCCGGCGGCGAGCTGGCGCGCGTGAAGCAGGCCGGCGGCGAACCGGGCAAGACGGTGTTCGCGGGCGTGGGCAAGACGCCGGACGAGATGGCCCAGGCGCTGGCCCAGGGCCTGCTGCTCTTCAACGTGGAGAGCGCGGAGGAGCTGGACGCGCTGGACGCCGTGGGCCGCCGGCTGGGCAAGCGCGCGCCGTTCGCCCTGCGCGTGAACCCGGACGTGGACGCGCGCACGCACCGCTACATCTCCACCGGCCTGAAGACGTCCAAGTTCGGCGTGCCTTTCGAGGAGGCGGTCGCCCTCTACGCGAAGGCGAAGAAGCTCAAGGGGCTCAAGGCGCTGGGGCTGGACTGCCACATCGGCTCGCAGCTCACGCGCACCGCCCCCATGAAGGCCGCCATCAGCAAGGTGGCGGACCTCTACGGCACGCTCAAGACGCAGGGCCACGCGCTGGAGTACCTGGACGTGGGCGGCGGCCTGGGCATCACCTATTCGGACGAGACGCCGCCCAGCCCCCAGCAGTACGCGCGCACGGTGCTGGACGCGACGGAGGGCACCGGCGCCACGCTGCTCCTGGAGCCGGGGCGTTCGCTCGTGGGCAACGCGGGCGTGCTGCTCACGCGCGTGCTGTACCGGAAGCCCACCGAGGCGCGCACCTTCGTGGTGGTGGACGCGGGCATGAACGACCTGCTGCGCCCGGCCCTCTACGAAGCGCACCACGAACTCCAGCCGGTGGTGAAGCGCCGCGGCCGGGACGTGGAGGTGGACGTCGTGGGGCCGGTGTGTGAATCCACCGACGTGCTCGCGCGGGCGCGCCCCCTGGTGCTGCCCCGCCAGGACGACCTGTATGCCTTCATGAGCGCCGGGGCTTACGGGATGAGCATGGCTTCCACCTACAACTCGCGGCCCCGGCCGGCGGAGGTGCTGGTGGACGGGGCGGCCTGGCGTGTCGTGCGGGAGCGCGAGCGCGTCGAGGACCTCTGGCGCGGCGAGCGGGCCTGA
- a CDS encoding TIGR04551 family protein — protein MPHVLLAALLVASSTATAQTPVPDGGAPSAPQESAPAESPAPAAPATAAPTPSEGSVSREELEQRLEATRQELREDIRAQTATQAVANNDWQEEWTEEKRKLELFTLDGYLRVRPTLFYKFDLGKPALPSGTPLGRQLWTRSPRSAAEQTQAGANMRFRLDPSFNVSEDVRIKAQVDALDNILLGSNPDSAYSGDGRNNFTLFSENQSPANSAINAFKDSVHVRRAYGEVTTPVGILRFGRMGSHWGVGMLRNDGNCLDCDYGDTVDRIQFVTEPFAGWYVTPMLDFNSEGLSTEKANALGEPVDLTQSDDAHSLVLAIARRDTDQQQKAKLDNNQGVLNYGLYFTYRTQRYATTTETGVPFDDANPSIPVTTTAPAFVPRGGTLYIPDLWFKYEEKRFRIEAEFAAQLGNIDGRALTATEPTTQSLRVAQFGGVLQTEFHVIPEKLHLGIELGFASGDRAPGFGNYPGRQGTGSDGNTAPGDVEGRQYSCDTGGCSDNAIRNFRFNRDYRVDLILWRSILNGVTDAFYVRPGLKYSIAEGFDVFGSVIYSQAFYEESTPSYTSKALGLEADIGARYVTEDGFVAGIDYGILFPLDGLKDLGLPGQELSTAHAIRGMLAIRF, from the coding sequence ATGCCTCACGTCCTGCTGGCGGCGCTGCTCGTCGCCTCGTCCACGGCCACCGCGCAGACGCCGGTGCCCGATGGTGGCGCGCCCTCGGCACCCCAGGAGTCGGCGCCCGCCGAGTCTCCCGCGCCCGCCGCACCGGCCACCGCCGCCCCCACCCCCAGCGAAGGTTCCGTCAGCCGCGAGGAGCTGGAGCAGCGCCTGGAGGCCACGCGTCAGGAGCTGCGCGAGGACATCCGCGCCCAGACGGCCACCCAGGCCGTGGCCAACAACGACTGGCAGGAGGAGTGGACGGAGGAGAAGCGCAAGCTGGAGCTGTTCACGCTGGACGGCTACCTGCGCGTGCGCCCCACGCTCTTCTACAAGTTCGACCTGGGCAAGCCCGCGCTGCCCTCCGGCACGCCCCTGGGCCGCCAGCTGTGGACGCGCTCGCCGCGCTCCGCCGCGGAGCAGACCCAGGCCGGCGCCAACATGCGCTTCCGCCTGGACCCGTCCTTCAACGTCTCCGAGGACGTGCGCATCAAGGCGCAGGTGGACGCGCTGGACAACATCCTGCTGGGCTCCAACCCGGACAGCGCCTACAGCGGGGATGGGCGCAACAACTTCACGCTCTTCTCTGAGAACCAGTCCCCGGCCAACTCCGCCATCAACGCGTTCAAGGACTCCGTCCATGTCCGCCGCGCGTACGGCGAGGTGACGACGCCGGTGGGCATCCTGCGCTTCGGCCGCATGGGCAGCCACTGGGGCGTGGGCATGCTGCGCAACGACGGCAACTGCCTGGACTGCGACTACGGCGACACGGTGGACCGCATCCAGTTCGTCACCGAGCCGTTCGCCGGCTGGTACGTGACGCCCATGCTGGACTTCAACAGCGAGGGGCTGTCCACGGAGAAGGCCAACGCCCTGGGCGAGCCGGTGGACCTCACCCAGTCCGACGACGCGCACAGCCTGGTGCTGGCCATCGCGCGGCGGGACACGGACCAGCAGCAGAAGGCCAAGCTGGACAACAACCAGGGCGTCCTCAACTACGGCCTGTACTTCACGTACCGCACGCAGCGCTACGCGACCACGACGGAGACGGGCGTCCCGTTCGACGACGCCAACCCCTCCATCCCCGTCACCACCACCGCGCCGGCGTTCGTCCCGCGCGGCGGCACGCTCTACATCCCGGACCTGTGGTTCAAGTACGAGGAGAAGCGCTTCCGCATCGAGGCGGAGTTCGCCGCGCAGCTGGGCAACATCGACGGGCGCGCGCTCACGGCCACCGAACCCACCACCCAGTCGCTGCGCGTCGCGCAGTTCGGCGGCGTGCTCCAGACGGAGTTCCACGTCATCCCGGAGAAGCTGCACCTGGGCATCGAGCTGGGCTTCGCCTCCGGTGACAGGGCGCCGGGCTTCGGCAACTACCCGGGCCGCCAGGGCACGGGCTCCGACGGCAACACCGCGCCGGGCGACGTGGAGGGCCGTCAGTACAGCTGCGACACCGGCGGCTGCAGCGACAACGCCATCCGCAACTTCCGCTTCAACCGCGACTACCGCGTGGACCTCATCCTGTGGCGGTCCATCCTCAATGGCGTCACGGACGCGTTCTACGTGAGGCCGGGCCTCAAGTACTCCATCGCGGAGGGCTTCGACGTCTTCGGCAGCGTCATCTACTCGCAGGCGTTCTACGAGGAGTCCACGCCGTCCTACACCAGCAAGGCGCTGGGCCTGGAGGCGGACATCGGCGCGCGCTACGTCACGGAGGACGGCTTCGTGGCGGGCATCGACTACGGCATCCTCTTCCCCCTGGACGGCCTGAAGGACCTGGGCCTGCCGGGCCAGGAGCTGAGCACCGCGCACGCCATCCGCGGCATGCTGGCCATCCGGTTCTAG